The Alistipes megaguti sequence CCTTCGAAGAACATGTGCTCCGTGCGGCAGAGGCCGATACCCTCGGCGCCGAATTCGAAGGCCTGAGCGGCATCCTTTGGCGTGTCGGCGTTTGCGCGGACCTTCAGCACGGCGTATTTCGAAGCCAGTTCCATGAGCTTGCCGAAGTCGCCGCTCAGATCGGCGTCCTTCGTGGCTACCTCACCCAGATAGACTTCGCCCGTCGAACCGTTGAGCGAGATCCAGTCGCCCTCCTTGACGGTGAATCCGTTGACGTGAATGGTGCGGGTCTTGTAGTCGATCTGCAGCTCACCGGCACCCGACACGCAGCACTTGCCCATACCGCGAGCCACGACGGCGGCGTGCGAGGTCATACCTCCGCGGGCGGTCAGAATACCTGCGGCGTCGAGCATACCCTTCAGATCCTCGGGCGAGGTTTCGATGCGCACCAGCACGGCCTTCTGACCGGTCTTGGCGAAGACCTTCTCGGCATCCTCGGCGAAGAAGACCACGGGACCCGTGGCGGCGCCGGGCGAAGCGGGCAGACCCTTCGTGATGACCTGCGCCGAGGCGATGGCCTTCTTGTCGAATACCGGGTGGAGCAGTTCGTCGAGCTTGGCGGGTTCGCAGCGCAACACGGCGGTCTTCTCGTCGATCAGCCCTTCGCGCAGCATGTCCATGGCGATCTTGACCATGGCGGCACCCGTACGCTTGCCGTTGCGGCACTGCAGCATCCAGAGCTTGCCGTCCTGGATCGTGAACTCGATGTCCTGCATGTCGGTGAAGTACTGCTCCAGGTGGTGCTGGATCTCGTTGAGCTCCTTGTAGACATCGGGCATCACCTCCTCGAGCGAGGGGTATTTGTTCTTGCGCTCCTCCTCGGAGATGTTCTGGGCCTTGGCCCAGCGCTTCGAACCCTCGATGGTGATCTGCTGCGGGGTGCGGATACCGGCCACGACATCCTCGCCCTGGGCGTTGATCAGATACTCGCCGTTGAAGATGTTTTCGCCCGTGGCGGCGTCACGCGAGAAGGCGACACCCGTTGCGGAGTTGTTTCCCATGTTTCCGAAGACCATGGCCTGTACCGAAACGGCCGTACCCCATTCCGAGGGAATGTTGTTGAGTTTGCGGTAGAGGATGGCGCGCTCGTTCATCCACGAGCCGAACACGGCGCAGATGGCACCCCAGAGCTGATCCCAGGGGTTGGTGGGGAAATCCTCGCCGGTCTGCTTCTTGACGGCGGCCTTGAACTCCTTGACGAGCTCTTTCAGGTCGTCGGTCGTCAGATCGGTGTCGTTCTTCACGCCGCGTTTTTTCTTCATGGCGTCGATAATCTCCTCGAAGGGGTCGTGATCCTCCTTCGAGGCGGGTTTCATGCCGAGCACGACGTCGCCGTACATCTGGACGAAACGGCGGTACGAATCCCAGGCGAAGCGGGGGTTGCCGGTGCGTTTGGCGACGGCCTCGACGGCCTGATCGTTCATACCGAGGTTGAGAATCGTGTCCATCATTCCGGGCATCGAGGCGCGTGCGCCCGAGCGAACCGAGACGAGCAGCGGCATCTCCTTGTCGCCGAACTTCATGCCGGTGAGGCTTTCGATATTCTTCATGGCCTTTTCGACTTCGGGCTTGAGGAGTTTGATGACGGCCTCCTTGCCGTGGCTGTAGTACTCCGTGCACACTTCCGTAGTGATGGTGAATCCCGGGGGAACGGGTATGCCGATGAGGTTCATCTCGGCGAGGTTTGCACCTTTACCGCCGAGCAGCTCACGCATTTTGCCATTTCCTTCGGCCTCTTTGTTGCCGAAGGTGTAGACTCGTTTAACGTCTGCCATAGTTTCGAGATTTTTGAATTGTATGATAAATATATAAAAAAATTTTCGCAAAAAAGAGCCTCCGAAGTCGAAAAAATTGCGGTGATAACCGTTTTGCCACCTATAAAAGAGGGGCTTTTGCCCGGAGGGGTTGCGAATATAGCAAAACTTTCCGGAAAAAACAAATCTCAGTGGCCGATATATACAAACACGGGCAGTGAATATCCGTATCCGCCCCGATAGATGCTTCCGGAGAAGGTTCCAAGAGGGTTACCGCTCTTTTGGTCAACCAGTTGGCGGCGGATATAGACATCGCCTGCCGGGCATTTGAATGCCGTGTCGACGAGAATCCGGTCGCGCATCTCCCAGCGTCCCGCGCGGCGGATATTTCCGCGTCCGGCTTTTTCGGCACGTGCCATGGCATCGCGCAGCCCGAGGCGTGCGGCCTTCTGGCCGTCGACACGGCCCATGACCACGAGCGGCAACCCGGGATAGTTGTCGCGCAAATCCTCCGCGAGCCATCGTCCCGTGCTTCGATCGCCGCACATCGCCAGCCCTACGCGCAGCCCGTCCAGTTCGCCGATGACCAGCAGATAGCGACGTCCGACTTCGGCGCGTTCCGGGTAGAAGCGGTCGCCGTAGTACAGCAGGGCAAAGTCCATGCCGTCGAGCGTGTTGAGTGTTCGGTGGAGGTAGGAGTATTCGCCGCGGCAGGCCGAGCAGAGGTCGCGGACGACCTGTTCGTTTTCGACGCCCCACAGGGCGACGATCTCCAGCGCCATGGAGTCGATGACAGCGGCCGTGTTTCGGATCTTGCGTTCGTAACGCTCCGAGTTCCAGCCGTAACGGCCTTGTGGTGTGTACGCCTCGTCATTGTAGAAGAGGGCGGGGATGGTGTCGTAGATCCGGTCGACGTCGTAGAAGGCGATTCCGACGGGCTGGCGTCCGAATGCGGCGAGCCCCGCCGCGACGAGTGCGATGATGATCGACAGCAGACGCATCATGACCGGCCGGAGAGGTTAAAGGGGGTTTTCGGGGAGGAAATCGCGGGGCGAGCAGCCGAGGAACTTGGCGATTTCGTTGATATGGTGGGGATTGTATTTGATATCGTATTTGGGGCTTTCGACCTGCCCGATGAAACTTTTCGATACACCGATTCCATACGCCAGCATGGATTGGGAGATATTCTGGCGTTTCCGCTCTTTACGAACGGCGTCGATAATATATTGGTCGATCGGGTATATCACAAGTTGCTTGTTTTATCAAGTAAAACTAAGCAACTTATTCTTCGAAACGCTTGTGTATACACAACCGATACTCAGTTATCACTGAGCGTCCTTTCGAAAGATGAAAGGTCTTCTCTCTTTTTGGGCTTGGTTGCGCTCAATTGCTTTTGAAATCCAGTGAGACATGACCCCCCCCCGGATTTCAGTCTCTGTACGGCGACGGGTGCGTCGTATAGAGTTTGAAGCCCGGTGAGTCTCAGTTGCCTGTGGGGATCATGCGTCGATCACCCCCGAGCCGACCAGCTCGTCGCCGTCATACCAGGCGGCGAACTGCCCCGGGGTGATGCCCCGCTGGGGTTCGTCGAAGAGCAGATAGGCCCCTTCGCGGCGGATGAAGAGCCGTGCCCCCTGTAACGGCTGCCGGTAACGGATGC is a genomic window containing:
- a CDS encoding helix-turn-helix domain-containing protein, which gives rise to MIYPIDQYIIDAVRKERKRQNISQSMLAYGIGVSKSFIGQVESPKYDIKYNPHHINEIAKFLGCSPRDFLPENPL
- the ppdK gene encoding pyruvate, phosphate dikinase, whose translation is MADVKRVYTFGNKEAEGNGKMRELLGGKGANLAEMNLIGIPVPPGFTITTEVCTEYYSHGKEAVIKLLKPEVEKAMKNIESLTGMKFGDKEMPLLVSVRSGARASMPGMMDTILNLGMNDQAVEAVAKRTGNPRFAWDSYRRFVQMYGDVVLGMKPASKEDHDPFEEIIDAMKKKRGVKNDTDLTTDDLKELVKEFKAAVKKQTGEDFPTNPWDQLWGAICAVFGSWMNERAILYRKLNNIPSEWGTAVSVQAMVFGNMGNNSATGVAFSRDAATGENIFNGEYLINAQGEDVVAGIRTPQQITIEGSKRWAKAQNISEEERKNKYPSLEEVMPDVYKELNEIQHHLEQYFTDMQDIEFTIQDGKLWMLQCRNGKRTGAAMVKIAMDMLREGLIDEKTAVLRCEPAKLDELLHPVFDKKAIASAQVITKGLPASPGAATGPVVFFAEDAEKVFAKTGQKAVLVRIETSPEDLKGMLDAAGILTARGGMTSHAAVVARGMGKCCVSGAGELQIDYKTRTIHVNGFTVKEGDWISLNGSTGEVYLGEVATKDADLSGDFGKLMELASKYAVLKVRANADTPKDAAQAFEFGAEGIGLCRTEHMFFEGDRIKAIREMILADDEAGRRVALAKLLPMQRGDFEGLFKVMKGYPVTVRLLDPPLHEFVPHDVKGQKEMAKEMGVPLQKIVEKVESLAEFNPMLGHRGCRLGNTYPEITEMQTRAIIEAAMNVRATGTPVHVEIMVPLVGNHKELRYQKKIIDQTADQVFSERNDKIDYMVGTMIEVPRAAVTANQIAEVAEFFSFGTNDLTQMTLGFSRDDIGKFLPIYLEKGILKNDPFQILDRNGVGQLIREAVFKGRGTRPTLKCGICGEHGGEPSSVEFCHYAGLNYVSCSPFRVPIARLAAAHAALNQK